From the genome of Pseudomonas sp. gcc21, one region includes:
- the coxB gene encoding cytochrome c oxidase subunit II, producing MLRYASAWLGGLSLSAVSSSASADWEVNMTRGVTDVSHSVFNLHMTIFWICVAIGVIVFGIMFWSMFMHRKSRGAVPATFHENLTVEILWTVIPLLILVGIAIPATRTLIDIYDADDADIDIMVTGYQWRWQYNYLNEDVSFFSHMTTSRDAINNLADKGENYLLEVDEPVVIPVGKKVRFLVTAADVIHSWWVPALAVKKDAIPGFVNEAWTRVEEPGIYRGQCTELCGRDHAFMPIVVDARTQEDYDAWLAEKKEFAAREAELTEKEWTLEELVERGEKVYSSTCASCHQPTGQGIPGAFPSLVGTDMVMNDITGHIDIVVNGSPGTAMAAFGQQLSEVDLAAVITYERNAWGNDTGDIVTPLDILELEEDQ from the coding sequence ATGTTGCGATACGCAAGTGCCTGGCTGGGTGGTCTGTCACTGTCAGCAGTCAGCAGTTCCGCCAGCGCAGACTGGGAAGTAAACATGACCAGGGGGGTGACCGACGTCAGCCACTCGGTCTTCAACCTCCATATGACCATTTTCTGGATCTGCGTGGCCATCGGCGTCATCGTCTTTGGCATCATGTTCTGGTCCATGTTCATGCATCGCAAATCCCGCGGTGCGGTTCCGGCTACATTTCATGAAAACCTCACGGTCGAGATTCTCTGGACCGTTATCCCGCTGCTCATTCTGGTCGGCATTGCCATTCCGGCCACCCGGACGCTGATTGATATCTACGACGCCGACGACGCCGACATCGATATCATGGTCACCGGTTATCAGTGGCGCTGGCAGTACAACTACCTGAACGAAGACGTCAGCTTCTTCAGCCACATGACAACCTCCCGCGATGCCATCAACAACCTGGCCGACAAGGGCGAGAACTACTTGCTTGAAGTCGATGAGCCGGTGGTGATCCCGGTGGGCAAGAAGGTACGTTTTTTAGTCACCGCGGCCGACGTCATCCATTCATGGTGGGTGCCGGCGCTGGCAGTGAAAAAGGATGCCATTCCCGGCTTCGTCAATGAGGCCTGGACCCGCGTGGAGGAGCCCGGCATCTACCGCGGCCAATGCACCGAACTCTGCGGCCGTGATCATGCGTTCATGCCGATCGTGGTCGACGCACGCACTCAGGAAGACTATGACGCCTGGCTGGCGGAGAAGAAGGAATTCGCCGCCCGTGAAGCCGAGCTGACCGAGAAGGAATGGACCCTCGAGGAGCTGGTGGAACGCGGCGAGAAAGTCTATTCCAGCACCTGTGCGTCATGTCACCAGCCTACCGGCCAGGGCATCCCCGGTGCCTTCCCGTCACTCGTCGGCACCGACATGGTCATGAACGACATCACCGGTCACATCGACATTGTCGTCAACGGCAGCCCCGGTACCGCCATGGCGGCTTTCGGTCAGCAGCTCTCCGAAGTGGATCTGGCAGCGGTCATCACCTACGAACGTAACGCCTGGGGCAACGACACCGGCGACATCGTGACACCGCTCGACATCCTCGAATTAGAAGAAGACCAATAG
- a CDS encoding cytochrome c oxidase subunit 3 produces MASHDTSHEIYYVPPQSKWPIVGSLGLLVTVFGAGTMMNNMSAGSDSSLGHWILLAGILIIAYMMFGWFSNVVNESRKGLYSAQMDRSFRMGMGWFIFSEVMFFSAFFGALFYVRMLAGPWLAGEGHKGESGLLWPEFQFVWPLLQNPDPAVYPGPTETISPWQLPLINTVILITSSITITFAHHALRAAKRTALTLWLALTVLLALIFLTLQIMEYIHAYNDLGLTLDSGIYGATFFMLTGFHGFHVAMGTLILTIMLLRVMKGHFTSDNHFGFEAAAWYWHFVDVVWVGLFIFVYVL; encoded by the coding sequence ATGGCAAGTCACGACACGAGTCATGAAATTTACTATGTACCGCCGCAGAGCAAATGGCCGATTGTTGGCTCGCTTGGCCTGCTGGTAACGGTGTTTGGCGCTGGCACCATGATGAACAACATGAGCGCCGGTTCTGATAGCAGCCTCGGGCACTGGATATTGCTGGCCGGCATCCTGATCATCGCCTACATGATGTTCGGCTGGTTCAGTAATGTGGTGAATGAGAGCCGCAAGGGGCTCTACAGCGCGCAGATGGATCGCTCGTTCCGCATGGGGATGGGCTGGTTCATCTTCTCCGAGGTGATGTTCTTTTCCGCGTTCTTTGGCGCGCTCTTCTATGTTCGCATGCTCGCTGGCCCATGGCTGGCAGGCGAAGGGCACAAAGGCGAATCCGGCCTGCTATGGCCCGAGTTCCAGTTCGTCTGGCCGCTGTTGCAGAACCCCGATCCGGCGGTCTATCCCGGCCCCACGGAGACGATCAGCCCTTGGCAATTACCGCTGATCAACACCGTGATCCTGATTACCTCGAGCATAACCATCACCTTCGCGCACCATGCGCTGCGAGCGGCCAAACGCACGGCGCTGACGCTCTGGCTCGCGCTCACGGTGTTGCTGGCGCTGATCTTCCTGACCCTGCAGATCATGGAGTACATCCATGCCTACAACGATCTCGGGCTGACGCTGGATTCGGGGATCTACGGGGCGACCTTCTTCATGCTGACCGGCTTCCACGGCTTTCACGTGGCGATGGGTACGCTGATCCTGACCATCATGCTGCTGCGTGTAATGAAGGGCCATTTCACCTCGGATAACCACTTCGGCTTCGAAGCCGCAGCCTGGTATTGGCACTTCGTCGATGTGGTGTGGGTGGGTCTGTTTATCTTTGTCTACGTCCTGTGA
- the cyoE gene encoding heme o synthase, with translation MASVSSALTASAGWRDYLELTKPKVVALMIITSAIGMLLASDGFVPWSVLLLGNLGIALCAGSAAAVNHVVDRRIDLHMARTQRRPLAQGRVNPFNALVFATLIGGAGLGILLQWVNALTAWLTLGSLLGYAVIYTSFLKRATPQNIVIGGLAGAAPPLLGWTAVTGQIDAEGLLLVLIIFAWTPPHFWALAIHRKAEYAKVDIPMLPVTHGERYTKLHILLYTFILLAVSLLPYAIQMSGPLYLAVALILGVRFIDWAWALWRDSRPHAAIRTFKFSLWYLLWLFVALLVDHYVSIAGWV, from the coding sequence ATGGCTAGCGTAAGCAGTGCTTTAACAGCCAGTGCCGGATGGCGCGATTATCTTGAGCTGACCAAGCCCAAGGTCGTAGCGCTGATGATCATCACCTCGGCAATCGGCATGTTGCTGGCCTCCGACGGCTTCGTACCCTGGAGCGTTCTGTTACTCGGCAATCTGGGCATCGCGCTTTGCGCCGGTTCCGCAGCGGCGGTGAATCATGTGGTCGATCGGCGTATCGACCTGCATATGGCGCGCACCCAACGCCGCCCGCTCGCCCAGGGCCGCGTCAATCCGTTCAATGCTTTAGTGTTTGCCACCTTGATCGGCGGTGCTGGTCTCGGCATTCTGCTGCAATGGGTCAATGCACTTACCGCCTGGCTGACACTGGGCTCGTTACTCGGCTACGCCGTTATCTACACCTCCTTCCTCAAGCGCGCCACCCCGCAGAACATCGTCATCGGTGGTCTGGCCGGTGCGGCTCCCCCCCTGCTCGGCTGGACCGCAGTCACCGGCCAGATTGATGCGGAAGGCTTGCTGCTGGTATTGATCATCTTCGCCTGGACGCCCCCGCACTTCTGGGCGCTGGCCATTCACCGCAAGGCCGAATACGCCAAGGTGGATATCCCCATGCTGCCGGTGACCCACGGCGAGCGCTATACCAAGCTGCATATCCTGCTCTACACCTTCATTCTGCTGGCGGTCAGCCTGCTGCCCTACGCAATACAGATGAGTGGGCCCCTTTACCTGGCCGTCGCGCTCATCCTCGGTGTGCGCTTCATCGACTGGGCCTGGGCACTGTGGCGCGATAGCCGCCCACATGCGGCCATTCGCACCTTCAAGTTTTCCCTCTGGTACCTGCTGTGGTTGTTCGTCGCACTGCTGGTTGACCATTACGTGAGTATTGCTGGATGGGTTTAA
- the fos gene encoding fosfomycin resistance glutathione transferase codes for MITGINHITFSVRNLRQSIEFYRDLLGMKLHVFWETGAYLTAGNTWLCLSLGQPEPSNDYTHVAFSISEGELLELRTKLNQIGAVEWKQNTSEGDSIYLLDPNGHRLEVHSGTLATRLAELEHAPYKGLVWC; via the coding sequence ATGATTACCGGCATCAACCACATCACCTTTTCCGTGCGGAATCTGCGACAGTCGATCGAGTTCTACCGTGATCTGTTGGGGATGAAACTGCATGTGTTCTGGGAGACAGGTGCGTACCTGACCGCAGGTAATACATGGTTATGTTTGAGCTTGGGGCAACCTGAGCCTTCCAATGACTACACACATGTCGCTTTCAGTATCAGCGAAGGGGAGCTCCTTGAGTTGCGAACTAAACTGAATCAGATTGGCGCTGTAGAGTGGAAGCAGAATACCAGCGAGGGTGATTCCATCTATCTACTCGACCCGAATGGTCATCGGCTTGAGGTCCATAGTGGCACATTGGCGACTCGCCTGGCTGAGCTGGAGCACGCGCCTTACAAAGGATTAGTGTGGTGCTGA
- a CDS encoding twin transmembrane helix small protein encodes MWLKLAILVLLAALVVSLFSGLFFLMKDTERSNRLVSALSLRIALTVAVVALIAYGFWSGQFGWNTPWLN; translated from the coding sequence ATGTGGTTGAAACTGGCCATTCTGGTCTTGCTGGCGGCGCTGGTAGTAAGTCTGTTCAGTGGATTGTTTTTTCTGATGAAGGATACCGAGCGCAGTAACCGGCTGGTCAGTGCCCTGTCGCTACGTATCGCCTTGACCGTCGCCGTGGTCGCGCTCATTGCGTATGGCTTCTGGTCCGGACAGTTTGGCTGGAATACGCCCTGGCTCAATTAG
- the ctaD gene encoding cytochrome c oxidase subunit I: protein MSAVIDHHHADHGHGPAKGLMRWVLTTNHKDIGSMYLWFSFAMFLLGGSMAMIIRAELFQPGLQLVQPEFFNQMTTSHGLIMVFGAVMPAFVGLANWMIPLMIGAPDMALPRMNNFSFWLLPAAFGLLISTLFMEGGGPNFGWTFYAPLSTTYAPPSVTFFIFAIHLAGISSIMGAINIIATILNLRAPGMTLMKMPLFVWTWLITAFLLIAVMPVLAGAVTMMLMDIHFGTSFFNAAGGGDPVMFQHIFWFFGHPEVYIMILPAFGTVSMIIPAFSRKPLFGYTSMVYATGAIAFLSFAVWAHHMFTVGIPLTGELFFMYATMLIAVPTGVKVFNWVSTMFRGSLTFEAPMLFSVAFVILFTIGGFSGLMLAMAPADFQYHDTYFVVAHFHYVLVPGAIFGIFASAYYWLPKWTGHMYDEVLAKTHFWMSFIGMNLAFFPMHFVGLAGMPRRIPDYNMMFANFNMVSSVGAFMFGATQLLFLYIVIKCIRGGPKAAAKPWEGAEGLEWTVPSPAPYHTFTTPPEVK from the coding sequence ATGAGTGCAGTGATCGATCACCATCACGCCGACCATGGACATGGTCCGGCCAAGGGCCTGATGCGCTGGGTGCTGACTACCAACCACAAGGACATCGGCTCGATGTACCTGTGGTTCAGCTTCGCGATGTTCCTGCTCGGCGGCAGCATGGCCATGATTATCCGCGCCGAGCTGTTCCAACCCGGTCTGCAGCTGGTGCAGCCCGAATTCTTCAATCAGATGACCACCAGCCATGGTCTGATCATGGTGTTCGGCGCGGTGATGCCGGCCTTTGTCGGCCTGGCCAACTGGATGATTCCGCTGATGATCGGGGCGCCCGACATGGCCCTGCCGCGGATGAACAACTTCAGTTTCTGGTTGTTGCCGGCGGCCTTCGGCCTGTTGATTTCGACGCTGTTCATGGAGGGCGGCGGCCCGAACTTCGGCTGGACCTTCTACGCGCCGCTGTCCACGACCTACGCGCCGCCGAGCGTGACCTTCTTCATCTTCGCCATTCACCTGGCCGGTATCAGTTCGATCATGGGGGCGATCAACATCATCGCCACCATTCTCAACCTGCGCGCGCCCGGCATGACGCTGATGAAGATGCCGCTGTTTGTCTGGACCTGGCTGATCACCGCCTTCCTGCTGATTGCGGTAATGCCGGTTCTGGCCGGTGCGGTGACCATGATGCTGATGGACATCCACTTTGGCACCAGCTTCTTTAATGCGGCGGGTGGCGGCGATCCGGTGATGTTCCAGCACATCTTCTGGTTCTTCGGGCATCCCGAGGTGTACATCATGATCCTGCCAGCCTTCGGTACGGTGAGCATGATCATCCCGGCATTCTCCCGTAAACCGCTGTTCGGCTATACCTCGATGGTGTACGCCACCGGCGCCATCGCCTTCCTGTCATTCGCGGTATGGGCGCACCACATGTTTACCGTGGGTATCCCGCTGACCGGCGAACTGTTCTTCATGTACGCCACCATGCTGATCGCCGTCCCCACCGGGGTGAAGGTGTTCAACTGGGTGTCGACCATGTTCCGCGGCTCGCTGACCTTCGAAGCGCCCATGCTGTTCTCGGTGGCCTTCGTCATCCTGTTCACCATCGGGGGCTTCTCGGGTCTGATGCTGGCGATGGCGCCGGCGGACTTCCAGTATCACGACACCTACTTTGTGGTGGCGCACTTCCATTACGTACTGGTGCCCGGCGCGATCTTCGGTATCTTCGCCTCAGCCTACTATTGGCTGCCCAAGTGGACCGGCCACATGTACGACGAAGTTCTGGCCAAGACGCATTTCTGGATGTCCTTCATCGGCATGAACCTGGCGTTCTTCCCGATGCACTTTGTCGGTCTGGCAGGCATGCCGCGGCGGATCCCGGACTACAACATGATGTTCGCCAACTTCAACATGGTCTCCTCGGTGGGTGCCTTCATGTTCGGGGCGACGCAGTTGCTGTTCCTGTACATCGTCATCAAGTGCATCCGTGGCGGCCCGAAAGCGGCTGCCAAACCCTGGGAAGGCGCTGAAGGTCTGGAATGGACGGTGCCCTCACCTGCTCCGTACCACACCTTCACTACCCCGCCAGAAGTGAAGTGA
- a CDS encoding SCO family protein produces MQKTVVIILAVIALIVGALVYKTTREPALDRDVLSRSGIFLFDAPRSLPDVELTSAAGEPWTGDDLAGQWDLLFFGYTYCPDICPTTMAELREIENSLPQDQADQLQITMISVDPNRDTPERMREYLEYFSEDFNGASGDPEQLASLARALSIAYIEPDTSEENYLVDHSGQVVMVNPEGQYVGFLRAPLRPAELSQWLPRIMKQ; encoded by the coding sequence GTGCAGAAAACAGTAGTCATTATCCTTGCCGTCATCGCCCTGATTGTCGGCGCTCTGGTCTACAAGACCACGCGTGAACCAGCACTGGATCGGGACGTACTGTCCCGCTCGGGCATTTTTCTGTTCGATGCCCCGCGCAGCCTTCCTGATGTTGAGCTGACATCCGCCGCAGGGGAGCCCTGGACTGGGGATGATCTTGCAGGGCAATGGGATCTGCTGTTCTTCGGCTACACCTACTGCCCGGATATCTGCCCGACCACCATGGCCGAATTGCGGGAGATCGAAAACAGCCTGCCGCAGGATCAGGCCGATCAGCTGCAGATCACCATGATCAGCGTCGACCCGAACCGCGACACGCCCGAACGCATGCGCGAATACCTGGAATACTTCAGCGAGGATTTCAACGGCGCCAGTGGTGACCCGGAGCAACTCGCAAGCCTCGCCCGCGCCCTGTCGATTGCCTATATCGAGCCGGACACCAGTGAAGAAAACTATCTGGTCGATCACAGCGGCCAGGTGGTGATGGTCAATCCTGAGGGTCAGTACGTCGGCTTCCTTCGGGCGCCGTTACGCCCCGCAGAACTGAGCCAATGGCTGCCACGCATCATGAAGCAGTAA
- a CDS encoding cytochrome c oxidase assembly protein — MSEGISTKRLVTRLGLLVVGMFGFGFLLVPIYDVMCDAFGINGKTRGAAYEGAGSVVDETRSIRVQFVSTKAEGMTWSFGPQANELVMHPGETREMIFTAHNPTDKPMVAQAIPSVAPSKAAAYFHKTECFCFTQQVLQPGERVEMPVRFIIDSALPGEVRRLTLAYTLFDVTERMAASLDLASMQHPD, encoded by the coding sequence ATGAGCGAAGGCATCAGCACTAAACGACTGGTAACCCGGCTGGGTCTGCTGGTGGTCGGCATGTTCGGTTTCGGCTTCCTGCTGGTACCGATCTATGACGTGATGTGCGATGCCTTCGGCATCAACGGGAAGACCCGCGGTGCGGCCTACGAAGGTGCCGGCTCGGTCGTGGATGAAACCCGCTCGATCCGCGTGCAGTTCGTTTCGACCAAAGCCGAAGGCATGACCTGGTCTTTCGGCCCGCAGGCCAACGAACTGGTCATGCATCCGGGCGAAACCCGCGAAATGATCTTCACGGCGCACAACCCGACCGACAAGCCGATGGTGGCGCAGGCGATTCCCAGCGTAGCGCCATCCAAGGCAGCGGCCTATTTCCACAAGACCGAGTGCTTCTGCTTCACCCAGCAGGTGCTGCAGCCCGGCGAGCGGGTGGAAATGCCGGTGCGCTTCATCATCGACTCCGCCCTCCCGGGTGAAGTCCGCCGGCTCACTCTGGCCTACACTCTGTTTGATGTGACCGAACGTATGGCAGCCAGCCTTGATCTGGCTTCAATGCAGCACCCTGACTGA
- a CDS encoding L,D-transpeptidase family protein: protein MQRAKTRGVSPGGLIMIHGQRNGFGWLSYLAQRFNWTDGCIAITNAEMEEVWQAVDAGTPIKIGVRHPVLWFCHFRKLGGISVTGAMPYRFFCLVYSLRTLWINGGISPKVMLTRACIYLCLVFVLGSVLWTEFVPSRLGICFGWWLMSVASVAALDLLVQYVAIR from the coding sequence ATTCAGCGCGCGAAGACTCGTGGCGTCAGCCCGGGTGGGCTTATCATGATTCACGGGCAACGCAATGGGTTTGGCTGGTTGTCCTATTTGGCGCAGCGCTTTAACTGGACTGATGGTTGTATAGCGATCACAAACGCAGAGATGGAGGAAGTATGGCAGGCTGTGGATGCTGGTACTCCCATTAAGATCGGCGTTCGGCATCCTGTTCTTTGGTTCTGCCATTTTCGGAAACTGGGCGGGATTTCCGTTACTGGCGCTATGCCTTATCGGTTTTTTTGTCTGGTCTACTCATTAAGAACTTTATGGATCAATGGGGGGATCAGTCCTAAAGTGATGCTTACCAGGGCGTGCATCTATCTGTGCTTGGTTTTTGTTCTGGGTAGCGTACTCTGGACGGAGTTTGTGCCTTCTCGGCTAGGTATATGCTTTGGCTGGTGGCTAATGTCCGTCGCATCCGTTGCGGCTTTAGACTTGCTGGTTCAATACGTAGCAATCCGCTGA
- a CDS encoding heme A synthase, which translates to MRRNVSILALGALALGFVVVILGAYTRLVHAGLGCPDWPGCYGFLSVPRSDTALEVAQMRFPDDPVEAFKAWAEMIHRYAAGLLGLLILGLAVLAVRRRNEPGYPTALSLGLLLLVICQALFGMWTVTLKLWPQIVTTHLLGGFATLSLLLLLNLRLSSALPTLPPSPALNGTRKLAQLVLLVVIGQIALGGWTSSNYAAVACVDLPTCHGEWWPDMNFAAGFNVFQEIGPNYLGGMLDGPGRTAIHFSHRIGAVLTTVLVLLLAWRLFRLGQAGLAATLVVVLGTQVSLGITNVLAHLPLPVAVAHNAVGAVLLLTMVAVNYRLRAASSHAPVPANNRATGLASN; encoded by the coding sequence ATGCGAAGAAATGTATCAATCCTGGCCCTGGGCGCGTTGGCGCTGGGCTTTGTAGTCGTGATTCTGGGGGCTTATACCCGCCTGGTGCATGCCGGGCTAGGCTGTCCGGACTGGCCGGGCTGCTACGGCTTTCTCAGCGTGCCGCGCAGTGATACAGCGCTTGAGGTCGCGCAGATGCGCTTTCCGGATGACCCAGTGGAAGCCTTCAAGGCCTGGGCCGAAATGATCCATCGTTATGCGGCGGGCCTGCTCGGGCTGTTGATTCTTGGTCTGGCCGTGCTCGCCGTGCGCCGTCGCAACGAACCGGGCTACCCGACTGCGCTCAGCCTGGGGTTGCTTTTGCTGGTTATCTGTCAGGCCCTGTTCGGCATGTGGACAGTAACGCTCAAGCTCTGGCCGCAGATCGTCACGACCCATTTGCTCGGCGGGTTCGCCACGTTAAGCCTGTTATTGCTGCTGAACCTGCGCCTGTCGTCTGCCTTGCCAACCCTGCCCCCTTCGCCTGCCTTGAATGGCACCCGAAAACTGGCGCAACTGGTGCTGCTGGTCGTGATCGGCCAGATCGCACTGGGTGGCTGGACCAGCAGCAACTACGCCGCTGTCGCCTGCGTGGACCTGCCCACCTGCCACGGCGAATGGTGGCCGGACATGAACTTCGCCGCCGGCTTCAATGTCTTTCAGGAGATTGGTCCGAATTATCTCGGCGGTATGCTCGACGGGCCCGGACGTACGGCGATTCATTTCAGTCATCGGATCGGCGCGGTGCTGACCACCGTCCTGGTGCTCTTGCTGGCATGGCGACTGTTCAGGCTCGGCCAGGCGGGTCTGGCAGCTACGCTTGTAGTGGTGTTGGGCACCCAGGTCAGCCTGGGTATTACCAATGTTCTGGCACATCTGCCGCTGCCTGTCGCGGTCGCACATAACGCTGTGGGTGCGGTGCTGTTGCTGACGATGGTGGCGGTCAATTACCGGTTACGCGCGGCGTCGAGCCACGCACCGGTCCCAGCCAACAACCGCGCCACAGGGCTGGCAAGCAACTAG
- a CDS encoding glycine zipper family protein yields the protein MPKSSSDKKPSYLGIGIALGVAIGAAFGLILGDLALGIGPGIALGIAIALALSSHQARKDEKSSADSEDDNDRDGT from the coding sequence ATGCCAAAAAGCAGCTCAGACAAGAAACCCAGCTATCTAGGCATCGGCATTGCGCTGGGCGTCGCCATTGGCGCTGCGTTCGGGCTTATCCTGGGCGATCTCGCCTTGGGCATCGGTCCGGGGATTGCCCTCGGCATTGCCATAGCTCTTGCTTTGTCCAGCCACCAGGCTCGCAAGGATGAGAAGTCCTCGGCAGACTCAGAAGATGACAACGACCGCGACGGGACCTGA
- a CDS encoding aminoglycoside adenylyltransferase family protein: MANIEIPNEAKRAQSVVEGVLGNSIIGIYLFGSAVVGGLKRDSDVDFLVVVTTPPTFAQRKALVTQLMNVSGAIGNLQAIRPLELTVITVSDVVPWQFPPRAEFVYGEWLREEFETGSVPEPVRDPDLALVLKQVIDNSLPLYGSHAEKVFEPVPVADIRRAIHDSLPGLLAGAAGDERNVVLTLSRMWLTAATGDIAPKDAAAEWAEKQAPPGHARLLKYAREGYLGMTEDRWGKQEDFDALVSYLKNASEECLDGL; the protein is encoded by the coding sequence ATGGCCAATATTGAAATCCCAAATGAAGCGAAACGGGCACAGTCAGTCGTTGAAGGTGTGCTGGGTAATTCGATCATCGGCATTTACCTTTTCGGCTCTGCCGTCGTTGGTGGTCTAAAGCGCGACAGCGACGTGGATTTCCTGGTGGTGGTTACAACCCCGCCTACCTTTGCACAAAGGAAGGCTCTGGTTACTCAGTTGATGAACGTATCTGGCGCGATTGGGAATCTACAAGCCATCAGGCCGCTAGAGCTGACGGTCATAACGGTTTCTGATGTCGTGCCGTGGCAATTTCCGCCTCGGGCTGAGTTTGTATACGGTGAGTGGTTGCGAGAGGAGTTTGAGACAGGAAGCGTACCGGAACCGGTCCGAGATCCTGATCTTGCGCTTGTTCTGAAGCAAGTGATCGACAATAGCCTGCCGCTGTATGGGAGCCATGCGGAAAAGGTTTTCGAGCCGGTGCCGGTGGCTGATATCCGACGGGCGATCCATGATTCCTTGCCGGGTCTTTTGGCAGGGGCGGCAGGGGATGAACGCAATGTCGTTCTGACCTTGTCACGTATGTGGCTGACCGCTGCTACCGGCGATATTGCTCCAAAAGATGCGGCGGCAGAGTGGGCCGAAAAGCAAGCACCTCCTGGTCACGCAAGGCTATTGAAATATGCGCGGGAAGGCTATTTGGGAATGACTGAGGATCGATGGGGAAAGCAGGAGGATTTTGATGCGCTTGTTTCCTATCTCAAGAACGCGAGTGAAGAGTGCCTTGATGGTCTATAG
- a CDS encoding SURF1 family protein yields MSAAVMPARFRPGWLLSLWVLAFMPLLIGLGWWQLERAEEKRSMQAEIDRAESAVPISLHNAIRLSDPAWRPVHLEGRFDTRHIWLLDNRIRDGRAGVEVLQIFHDLPSGERILVNRGWLAWPDRRIAPQIETPPGVQRLDAQIVAPSEAGLFQRNGHTAQAWPRLTTSVALQEMAEQADINLSPHMARLRSGDKAAFTLDWPALPMTASKHTGYAVQWFALALALLILFIWAGFRPEPDGDARH; encoded by the coding sequence ATGTCTGCCGCTGTAATGCCGGCACGCTTCCGCCCCGGTTGGCTGCTAAGCCTGTGGGTGCTGGCGTTCATGCCATTGCTGATCGGGCTGGGCTGGTGGCAGCTGGAACGTGCCGAAGAAAAACGAAGTATGCAGGCGGAAATCGACCGGGCCGAATCGGCGGTTCCTATTTCCCTGCACAATGCCATTCGCTTGTCCGACCCGGCCTGGCGCCCTGTCCACCTCGAAGGCCGCTTCGACACCAGGCACATCTGGTTACTCGATAACCGCATTCGCGACGGCCGGGCCGGTGTCGAAGTACTGCAGATTTTCCATGACCTGCCCAGCGGCGAACGGATTCTGGTCAACCGCGGCTGGCTGGCGTGGCCGGACCGACGCATTGCTCCGCAGATCGAAACACCGCCGGGCGTTCAGCGCCTTGATGCGCAGATAGTGGCGCCGAGTGAGGCCGGTTTGTTTCAACGCAACGGACATACCGCGCAGGCCTGGCCGCGCCTGACCACCAGCGTAGCGCTGCAGGAGATGGCTGAGCAGGCGGATATCAACCTGTCACCGCATATGGCACGTTTGCGCAGCGGCGATAAGGCTGCCTTCACACTCGACTGGCCGGCACTGCCGATGACGGCCAGCAAACATACCGGTTATGCCGTCCAGTGGTTCGCCCTGGCCCTGGCATTACTGATTCTGTTTATCTGGGCCGGCTTTCGGCCCGAACCCGACGGGGATGCGAGACATTGA
- a CDS encoding demethoxyubiquinone hydroxylase family protein, whose amino-acid sequence MKEIERIIRVDHAGERGAISIYSAQLTIARFLYKDMVPVLEDMLSHEREHYLRFDLLLKARGIRQCYGLVFWRVGEAVLGTVTALLGRNAVWVCTDSIETTVLHHLQWQLDFLEMHDTEAHAAVLSIKRDEENHQNMGQQNGTQSLVYKPIFGLVKQSTRFAIWLSTKL is encoded by the coding sequence ATGAAGGAAATTGAGAGAATAATCAGAGTGGATCATGCGGGAGAACGCGGAGCCATAAGCATTTATAGCGCTCAACTGACCATTGCACGATTTTTGTATAAAGACATGGTTCCGGTGCTTGAGGACATGCTTAGCCACGAGCGTGAGCATTACCTCAGGTTCGACCTACTCCTCAAGGCTCGCGGAATCCGTCAGTGCTATGGGCTTGTATTTTGGAGAGTGGGTGAAGCTGTGCTTGGCACTGTCACAGCCTTGTTAGGTCGCAATGCGGTATGGGTGTGTACAGACTCAATAGAAACGACAGTTCTTCATCACCTGCAATGGCAGCTGGATTTCCTTGAGATGCACGATACCGAAGCGCATGCCGCGGTTCTGAGTATCAAGCGGGATGAAGAAAATCATCAAAACATGGGGCAGCAAAACGGCACGCAGTCGCTTGTGTACAAGCCCATATTTGGGCTTGTGAAGCAGTCAACGAGGTTCGCTATATGGCTGTCGACGAAGCTCTAA